Proteins encoded by one window of Bacteroidota bacterium:
- a CDS encoding DUF1080 domain-containing protein translates to MLYAASGCGGQSGALHVPDKVEAAPLPSFSPIPEDALVLFDGTSLEAWQQKNGKEARWRLKEDYMEVRRWTGSLYSKAAFGDIQLHAEWATPARGIGRGQHKGNSGIKLMGLYEIQILDSYSNETHPDGQAGAVYSQYPPLVNASRPPGAWQSFDIVFRRPRFTASGALESPAYLTVFHNGILIQDQVSLKGPTKGNSGYTPHADQLPIMLQNHRSKVRFRNIWVRKLEQ, encoded by the coding sequence ATGCTATACGCTGCCAGCGGATGCGGGGGCCAATCGGGTGCGCTCCACGTACCAGACAAAGTAGAAGCGGCACCGCTACCTTCTTTTAGCCCCATCCCGGAAGATGCGCTGGTTTTGTTTGATGGTACATCCCTCGAAGCCTGGCAACAGAAAAATGGCAAGGAGGCGCGGTGGCGGTTGAAGGAGGATTACATGGAAGTGCGGAGATGGACCGGGTCCCTTTACTCTAAGGCTGCGTTTGGGGACATACAATTACACGCAGAATGGGCAACACCAGCGCGTGGAATTGGACGGGGGCAACATAAAGGAAACAGCGGTATCAAACTGATGGGCCTTTATGAAATCCAGATCCTGGATTCCTATAGTAATGAAACGCACCCCGATGGCCAGGCCGGCGCAGTGTACAGCCAATACCCACCTTTGGTGAATGCATCACGACCACCGGGTGCGTGGCAATCGTTCGACATTGTCTTCCGTCGCCCTAGGTTTACTGCTTCGGGTGCCCTTGAGTCACCGGCATACCTGACCGTATTTCACAATGGCATCCTCATTCAAGACCAGGTATCCCTGAAAGGACCAACCAAAGGAAACAGCGGCTATACGCCACACGCAGACCAACTCCCCATCATGCTGCAGAATCACCGTTCCAAGGTACGATTCAGAAATATCTGGGTGCGCAAACTGGAGCAATAG
- a CDS encoding TolC family protein, which translates to MMLFRFLCLALLVVLARPVTGQSVLQLTLDDAISRAIEQGPTAQMAKLDLDEAGWEYRAFQSGYRPAINLFANAPGFIRSLNSIEQDDGSLRFVSQRRTFSSVNMSVQQPIAFTGGTFSVSSGISRILQSGAGGFTQWQSSPLLLSLSQPLFQFNPMKWERKVTPMQYESDTRAYLEDLAQLATEISNLFFAVYDAEQSIKIASFNVAVNDTIFTLAQGRYDIGKIAENELLQTELQLINAQTDLSNAEINHMRALQDLKIALGLPYDEDFQVIPPASIPAVDIDPDVAIQYARTNRPEYLDLVINSLLADRAVEQSRRSQFGINMTASYGLNQSSGDFDTVYDNPLDRQQFGVTLSLPIFEWGGNRARVKAAVANQERAAVNRALREEELDQVVYFQVLQLELLEQQVRIAAQADTIAARRFEVARNRYLVGNIDITDLFNAQNAKDAANRSYIGTLRQFWSAYYDVRRLTLYDFDNNRPLRY; encoded by the coding sequence ATGATGCTTTTTCGTTTCCTCTGCCTGGCTTTGCTCGTTGTATTGGCCCGGCCGGTAACCGGACAATCAGTTTTACAGCTGACCCTCGATGATGCGATCTCGCGCGCCATTGAGCAAGGACCAACAGCACAAATGGCCAAGCTTGACCTGGATGAAGCGGGATGGGAATACCGTGCATTTCAGTCGGGCTACAGGCCGGCCATCAACCTTTTTGCAAATGCGCCAGGATTCATCCGCTCGCTGAACAGCATTGAGCAAGACGACGGCTCTCTGCGGTTTGTATCCCAGCGGCGCACGTTCTCTTCTGTGAACATGTCTGTGCAACAACCGATTGCATTTACGGGTGGCACCTTCTCGGTTTCATCAGGGATTTCTCGCATTCTGCAATCCGGCGCAGGAGGCTTCACCCAATGGCAATCTTCGCCCCTGTTGCTGTCACTTTCGCAACCGCTCTTCCAGTTCAATCCGATGAAATGGGAGCGTAAAGTAACCCCGATGCAATACGAATCAGACACACGGGCCTACCTCGAAGATTTGGCACAACTTGCTACCGAAATCAGCAACCTGTTCTTTGCTGTTTATGATGCTGAGCAGAGTATCAAGATTGCATCCTTCAACGTCGCCGTAAACGACACCATTTTCACGCTAGCGCAAGGTCGATACGACATCGGCAAAATAGCTGAAAATGAATTGCTACAAACCGAATTACAGTTGATCAATGCGCAAACAGATCTTTCGAACGCGGAGATCAATCATATGCGCGCGTTGCAGGATCTAAAAATAGCACTTGGGTTGCCGTACGACGAAGATTTCCAGGTTATTCCGCCGGCCTCAATCCCTGCGGTCGATATTGATCCTGATGTAGCCATACAATACGCTCGAACAAACCGACCGGAATACCTGGATTTGGTGATTAACTCCTTGCTTGCTGATCGGGCTGTTGAGCAATCACGGCGCAGTCAGTTTGGCATCAACATGACGGCCAGCTATGGCCTTAACCAGAGCAGCGGTGATTTTGACACAGTGTACGACAATCCGCTGGATAGACAGCAGTTTGGAGTCACGCTTTCACTACCCATTTTTGAATGGGGAGGCAACCGGGCGCGGGTCAAAGCCGCCGTTGCAAACCAGGAGCGCGCTGCCGTGAACCGCGCGCTTCGCGAAGAAGAACTGGATCAGGTGGTCTATTTCCAGGTGCTGCAGTTAGAGTTGCTCGAACAGCAGGTACGAATCGCTGCACAGGCAGATACCATTGCGGCGCGCCGATTTGAGGTTGCGCGGAATCGCTACCTTGTTGGAAATATCGACATTACCGACCTCTTCAATGCCCAAAATGCAAAAGACGCAGCAAACCGATCTTATATCGGTACGCTGCGTCAATTTTGGTCTGCTTACTATGATGTACGCCGGCTCACGTTATACGACTTCGACAACAACCGGCCATTGCGCTACTAA
- a CDS encoding ABC transporter permease, producing MFEKLAYNFVIAVESITFNKLRALLTSLGIIFGVASVISMLAIGSGAQEEILGQIKLLGANNIIIQPIEKQEEGAVDEEESNLEEKQPFSPGLTVADAESIARLIPGVESVSPEVITETTALRAGLRRSTKLVGVGQAFFETAGFELAEGSYFSEEHFASSAPVAIIGQDVKTKFFTKEEAIGNRIKCGRLWLTVIGVLKERNIAAENIERLGIRNYDLDIYTPITTQFLRYENRALLTKQDIQEGESDRRRGRESDESHHQLDRLVVRVEQSEYVKPVADVVSRMLERRHYGVVDYEVIIPEVLLQQEQQTQDLFNIVLAAIASISLIVGGIGIMNIMLASVMERIREIGVRRAVGATKQDISYQFVIEAMTLSFSGGVFGILLGMAISGLIESFTGISTIVSLGSVALAFLVSVTIGLVFGILPAKRASEKNPVEALRHE from the coding sequence ATGTTTGAAAAACTAGCGTACAACTTCGTAATAGCGGTTGAATCGATTACGTTCAACAAGCTACGCGCCCTCCTCACCTCCCTTGGGATTATCTTTGGGGTTGCCTCAGTTATCTCAATGCTGGCCATCGGGTCTGGCGCCCAGGAAGAGATCCTTGGCCAGATCAAGTTGCTCGGTGCCAACAACATAATCATCCAGCCGATTGAAAAGCAGGAAGAAGGTGCGGTAGATGAAGAAGAGAGCAACCTCGAAGAGAAGCAGCCTTTTTCTCCCGGACTCACGGTGGCCGACGCAGAAAGCATTGCCCGGTTAATTCCGGGAGTGGAAAGCGTCAGCCCCGAAGTGATTACGGAGACCACTGCCTTACGGGCCGGCTTGAGACGTAGCACAAAACTGGTGGGGGTTGGACAGGCATTTTTCGAAACCGCCGGTTTTGAACTCGCAGAAGGCAGTTATTTCTCGGAAGAACACTTCGCCTCTTCAGCACCCGTTGCTATTATCGGCCAGGATGTCAAAACAAAGTTCTTCACCAAAGAAGAGGCAATCGGTAACCGGATCAAGTGCGGCCGGCTTTGGCTTACGGTCATAGGGGTACTAAAAGAACGCAACATTGCCGCAGAGAATATCGAGCGACTGGGGATTCGGAACTACGACCTCGATATCTACACCCCCATTACCACGCAATTTTTGCGTTATGAAAACCGCGCGTTACTCACCAAACAGGATATCCAGGAAGGTGAGTCGGATCGCCGGCGCGGCCGTGAATCTGACGAAAGTCATCACCAGTTGGATAGGCTCGTGGTCCGGGTTGAACAATCTGAGTATGTAAAACCGGTAGCTGATGTAGTGAGTCGGATGCTCGAACGCCGGCACTACGGCGTAGTCGACTATGAGGTGATCATTCCCGAGGTACTCCTGCAGCAAGAGCAACAAACGCAGGACCTGTTCAATATTGTGCTGGCTGCCATCGCATCTATCTCTTTGATTGTAGGCGGCATAGGCATTATGAACATTATGCTGGCCTCTGTCATGGAGCGTATTCGCGAAATTGGGGTGCGCAGGGCTGTAGGTGCAACCAAGCAAGATATCAGCTACCAGTTTGTCATTGAAGCCATGACGTTGAGTTTCTCAGGCGGGGTGTTTGGCATTTTGCTCGGCATGGCCATCAGTGGCCTCATTGAAAGCTTCACGGGCATCAGCACCATCGTCTCTTTGGGCTCCGTTGCGCTAGCCTTTCTTGTCTCGGTGACCATCGGCCTTGTGTTTGGCATCCTGCCAGCCAAAAGGGCATCTGAGAAAAACCCTGTTGAAGCCTTGCGCCACGAGTAA
- a CDS encoding efflux RND transporter periplasmic adaptor subunit: protein MAGDILHVVASVLLDPFSKQADKPHPEATPHIMKRPWIIGGAIVLALVASAMFFFNEPAEEAAVLMVQPEIGPFQVTVTATGELKAKNSIEIYGPSRARQAQIYQMKILQLIPEGKVVKKGDFVAELDKSELNSKIQTAQIDLQKAESQYTQTALDTALTLSKARDELVNMRYAMEEAELRKEQAAYEPPTVQRQEEINFEKAQRTFSQASKNYVTQVDQARAKMQEVQAERSKSRNAFNDMRAIANEFTILAPENGMLIYKRDWRGNKTTVGGTVNSWDPVVAELPDLSVMESITYVNEVDIQKVKAGQSVNVGLDADADKTLTGKITSVANIGEQRPNSDAKVFQVSIQINESDSTLRPAMTTSNTIVVAELDEVMFLPLECIHASDSLTFVYAEDRGKIKRKEVQLGLLNDNQVVIEQGLTTDDQVYLSMPNEIDDLPLVSLDNPMQEAITENQ, encoded by the coding sequence ATGGCCGGCGACATTCTCCATGTTGTTGCGTCTGTTCTATTAGATCCGTTTTCGAAACAGGCGGATAAACCACACCCTGAAGCCACACCCCATATCATGAAAAGACCCTGGATTATCGGCGGCGCTATTGTGCTTGCCCTTGTCGCCAGTGCCATGTTTTTCTTTAATGAACCCGCTGAGGAAGCTGCCGTTTTGATGGTGCAGCCCGAAATTGGCCCCTTTCAGGTCACTGTAACAGCAACGGGAGAATTAAAGGCCAAGAACTCAATCGAAATCTACGGTCCCAGCCGTGCACGCCAGGCGCAAATCTACCAGATGAAAATCCTGCAGCTTATCCCGGAGGGCAAAGTTGTAAAGAAAGGAGACTTTGTTGCTGAGCTGGACAAATCTGAACTGAACAGTAAAATCCAGACTGCGCAGATCGATTTGCAAAAAGCGGAATCTCAATACACACAAACCGCGCTCGACACGGCACTTACCCTGAGTAAAGCCAGGGATGAGTTGGTCAACATGCGCTATGCAATGGAAGAGGCAGAGCTTCGGAAAGAGCAGGCAGCCTATGAACCCCCAACGGTGCAGCGGCAGGAAGAAATCAATTTTGAAAAAGCACAAAGAACGTTTAGCCAGGCTTCAAAAAACTACGTAACCCAGGTTGATCAGGCCCGTGCCAAAATGCAGGAAGTTCAGGCTGAACGCTCCAAGTCGCGGAATGCCTTCAATGACATGCGTGCCATTGCAAACGAGTTTACTATCCTGGCGCCAGAAAATGGCATGTTGATTTACAAGCGGGACTGGCGGGGCAACAAAACTACTGTTGGCGGTACGGTCAATTCCTGGGACCCGGTAGTAGCGGAGCTCCCTGATCTTTCAGTGATGGAGTCTATCACGTATGTCAACGAAGTAGATATCCAGAAAGTCAAAGCTGGTCAGTCTGTTAACGTCGGCCTTGATGCCGACGCTGATAAAACGCTGACCGGGAAAATCACCAGCGTTGCCAACATAGGTGAACAGCGGCCAAATTCAGATGCCAAAGTTTTCCAGGTCTCGATTCAAATCAATGAATCGGACAGCACGCTCCGGCCGGCCATGACCACAAGCAACACCATCGTTGTTGCTGAACTGGATGAAGTCATGTTCTTGCCCTTGGAATGTATCCATGCGTCTGATTCCCTCACCTTCGTGTACGCAGAAGATCGGGGTAAAATCAAACGTAAAGAGGTACAACTCGGACTGCTAAATGACAACCAGGTGGTTATCGAGCAAGGCCTGACTACTGATGATCAGGTGTACCTGTCCATGCCCAACGAGATTGACGACTTGCCACTCGTCAGCCTCGACAACCCCATGCAGGAAGCCATCACCGAAAATCAGTAA
- a CDS encoding Gfo/Idh/MocA family oxidoreductase, which produces MMTVNKSTAQPASDAPLKIAIVGVVHGHVHGFLRDAMQRSDIEVVGVYDADAALVKKYGDLYNVPTNLRYTNLEKLLEEGKPAALTLFTNTFDHTEIVEMAAPLGIHVMMEKPLAVSMDHANRMYKAAKAGGIHVLVNYETTWYASNAHAYQMVEAGALGTLRKIVVHDGHFGPKEIGVDKEFLDWLVDPVLNGGGALTDFGCYGANLMTWLLKGEMPESVMAVTQQLKSDPVYSKVDDETNILVTYAGAQGIIQASWNWPYHRKDMEVYGDAGMAIALNSKAMQVAPLDSPREDVVAAPLTGAEADPLSYLKAVVDESIVPAPHDLSALENNIMVTRILDAARESAATGKRVYLTK; this is translated from the coding sequence ATGATGACAGTAAACAAAAGCACAGCACAGCCGGCATCAGATGCACCCCTCAAAATTGCAATTGTTGGTGTGGTACACGGCCACGTACACGGCTTTCTGCGGGATGCCATGCAGCGCTCGGATATTGAGGTGGTTGGTGTTTATGATGCAGATGCTGCCCTTGTGAAAAAATACGGAGACCTTTATAACGTCCCTACAAACCTTCGGTACACAAACCTCGAAAAACTACTCGAAGAAGGAAAGCCGGCAGCCTTGACGCTTTTTACCAACACGTTCGACCATACAGAAATTGTTGAGATGGCTGCACCGCTGGGGATTCATGTGATGATGGAAAAGCCGCTGGCAGTAAGTATGGACCACGCGAATAGAATGTACAAAGCCGCAAAGGCTGGTGGGATTCACGTATTGGTCAATTATGAAACCACCTGGTATGCCAGTAATGCACACGCATACCAAATGGTTGAAGCCGGTGCGCTGGGAACGTTACGCAAAATTGTGGTACACGACGGTCATTTTGGCCCCAAAGAAATTGGTGTAGACAAAGAGTTTCTGGACTGGCTGGTAGATCCGGTGCTGAATGGGGGTGGAGCCTTAACTGACTTCGGGTGTTACGGGGCCAACCTGATGACCTGGCTGCTAAAAGGAGAAATGCCAGAGTCTGTGATGGCTGTTACGCAGCAACTAAAATCAGACCCGGTGTACAGCAAGGTGGATGACGAAACAAACATCCTGGTTACCTACGCTGGCGCGCAAGGCATTATTCAGGCGTCATGGAATTGGCCGTATCATCGGAAAGACATGGAAGTCTATGGCGATGCCGGCATGGCGATCGCTTTGAACAGCAAAGCTATGCAAGTTGCCCCGCTTGATTCACCGCGAGAGGATGTAGTGGCTGCGCCATTGACCGGTGCCGAGGCAGATCCGCTTTCCTATTTGAAGGCTGTGGTAGACGAGAGCATTGTGCCGGCACCACACGATCTTTCTGCATTGGAGAACAATATCATGGTGACCCGCATTCTGGATGCTGCCCGCGAGTCTGCCGCCACCGGCAAACGCGTCTATCTAACCAAATAA
- the rsmB gene encoding 16S rRNA (cytosine(967)-C(5))-methyltransferase RsmB, with protein MARVNLEALQQIKSSRALAIQQLLQLEKMRSRPGFDDDASMPISSAQEHRQVKEYVSGITRWKRWLDFLIESFYKGEFEKMEPLIVQILRLGAYDLLFLRTPPHASINEAVELAKRAVREGAGGLVNGILRSIDRNRDNLPKPRARIRANELGVKFSHPNWLVYRWLQRYPDKVEDLLEWNNTRPVYSVRINKAKISVDAFKTQLDELEVAWEPAHHLEDFVRVPRLQPLVRQGFLRDGLCAVQDESSGLIVCLLDPKPGETIIDACAAPGGKAIYAASLMEGKGSLEAVDIQEERLKKLDQVIERYDATWIKRTVGDLRTMERAEQVDKVLLDAPCSGLGVLSKRADLRWTRQKEDIPKVAELQAELLAAAAKMVKPGGYVVYSTCTIAPEENKVQVKKFLDTHPDFERERADDLLPAAVVNTKGCLATLPHKHKMDGVFGVRLRKKS; from the coding sequence ATGGCCAGAGTGAATCTCGAAGCCTTGCAACAAATCAAATCTTCTCGCGCCCTGGCGATACAACAGCTATTGCAGTTGGAAAAAATGCGCAGCCGGCCAGGATTTGACGATGACGCGTCGATGCCAATCAGTTCTGCGCAAGAGCACCGGCAAGTAAAAGAGTACGTCTCTGGTATCACCCGCTGGAAGCGCTGGCTCGATTTCCTCATCGAGTCGTTTTATAAAGGGGAGTTTGAGAAAATGGAGCCGCTGATTGTCCAGATTTTACGCCTTGGGGCATACGATCTGCTTTTCCTGCGTACGCCGCCGCATGCTTCGATTAATGAAGCCGTTGAGCTGGCCAAGCGCGCGGTTCGTGAAGGTGCGGGTGGCCTCGTTAATGGCATTTTACGTTCCATAGACCGCAACCGGGATAACCTGCCCAAACCGCGCGCCCGGATCAGGGCCAATGAGTTGGGGGTAAAGTTTTCCCATCCGAACTGGCTGGTATACAGATGGCTTCAGCGATATCCGGATAAAGTTGAAGACCTGCTGGAATGGAATAACACCCGGCCTGTCTACTCCGTGCGCATTAACAAAGCGAAGATCTCAGTTGATGCGTTCAAAACGCAATTGGATGAGCTTGAGGTAGCCTGGGAGCCGGCGCACCACCTTGAAGACTTTGTGCGGGTGCCGCGCTTGCAACCTTTGGTCCGGCAGGGATTCCTGCGCGATGGCCTTTGCGCTGTTCAAGACGAAAGCTCGGGCCTGATTGTTTGCCTGCTCGATCCCAAGCCTGGCGAAACCATTATCGACGCCTGCGCTGCACCCGGTGGCAAAGCCATTTATGCGGCATCCCTGATGGAAGGCAAAGGCAGCCTCGAAGCCGTTGATATACAGGAAGAGCGCCTGAAAAAGCTTGACCAGGTGATCGAACGGTACGATGCAACATGGATTAAACGTACAGTGGGGGACTTGCGCACCATGGAGCGTGCCGAGCAAGTGGACAAAGTGTTGCTCGATGCGCCTTGCTCTGGCCTGGGCGTACTATCCAAACGTGCTGATCTCCGGTGGACGCGACAAAAAGAAGACATCCCCAAAGTTGCTGAATTGCAAGCTGAGTTATTGGCAGCTGCTGCCAAAATGGTTAAGCCGGGCGGATACGTTGTGTACAGCACATGCACCATCGCGCCCGAAGAGAACAAGGTGCAGGTCAAGAAATTCCTCGATACGCATCCCGACTTTGAAAGAGAGCGCGCTGATGACTTGTTGCCGGCAGCGGTTGTAAATACCAAAGGATGCCTTGCCACGTTACCCCACAAACACAAAATGGATGGTGTTTTTGGGGTGCGACTGCGGAAGAAGTCATAG
- a CDS encoding NB-ARC domain-containing protein produces MSIPNPGLSINSDNLLLPPALPHYYIDRPAVVSRLAKTIQKAGQQGKSTSTVLQGPAGSGKSTIAAALCQLEEVQQAFPDGIAWLNFGTKPYDLTDQINKLGRAQRSNWTEATSSDEALLALKTLLDDCAMLLVLDDVQSVRQAFQIKASSPKTRLLITTRNTRVAEALGARAANAPPLQIDDANALINAFKTLSVSTNAVLAERLRYIPHNIVLAALLIQGGHNIDALLASLDGHTQETLQQHLIGLHLDKMPAAKQEFCGALGILPTRTPLPISAIHLLWHKLEDAHGKVNHLELIEELVELDIIRRRSNGSTVTLNNQLADYIEEHREEEIETWHEALLAAYNRNDLPWPELPDDGYLYRFLCYHLSASARGDELPALLLSFEWLQAKLNFTDADALFEDFNYVREDKTLRVIQEALRLSAPILSSDASQLGNQMIGRLQELEIPAIRDLVDAVRITGKPEPVWLDPIKVNLDIPGSSLLQTYRGHDDVIHAIDIEPDGRKAISASSDQTLKLWDLRTGAQLRTFKGHRDLVHTVSFTPNGKYAVSGSDDLTLKVWDIEQGTNLHTYALHEDKILAIVPLPHDNVLSSDESGRLILWDLWTGEIKQTFDAPINRIWSMALSPDNRMVFTAGDDHAIGCIDLKKNRTSKIKLTAHDDWIWSIKITPDGRHLVSASEDQTVIVWDLFSGQVAKVLTGHQAGVRAIDLSHDGRILVSASEDQSMIVWDFEKGKILRTFTGHDDWVWDMGVTPDGKGVLSASDDSSLKLWSLTGHTYQIQKEAHNKGVRALAISPDNTQLLSGSDDTSLMKWRIDSATVDATFRGHTDWVWDLAISSRGRFAVSTSFDCSINVWDLQSESCMHILNGHDDWVWCAALAWNDRFLVTGSEDKTIGIWDIEQGRLVKKLHGHTGGVTSVVISNDNRLVISASLDHTVRVWSIQEGRLLHVLKGHTGPVRALVISSLDQRIISSSDDGTIRVWNFSVGFESGCLKGHVGPVRHLSLTPMGYHLISAGEDQIIRIWDLSLDECVFELHGHQKDIRQIAVSRDGRYIASAGDDHALFLWDIEEGKRVSSFYADHPLTRCIFTIDGLRVIAGDAGGGVHFLKIDELGFAG; encoded by the coding sequence GTGTCTATTCCTAACCCTGGTCTATCCATCAACAGCGACAATCTACTCCTCCCTCCCGCGCTCCCGCACTATTATATCGATCGCCCCGCTGTTGTATCAAGGTTAGCAAAAACGATTCAGAAAGCCGGCCAGCAAGGAAAAAGTACGTCAACGGTACTACAAGGCCCAGCCGGCTCCGGCAAAAGCACCATTGCAGCAGCGCTATGCCAACTCGAAGAAGTCCAGCAAGCTTTCCCAGATGGTATTGCCTGGCTCAATTTCGGCACAAAACCCTATGATCTGACAGATCAGATCAACAAACTGGGGCGCGCGCAACGTAGCAACTGGACCGAAGCAACGTCCAGCGATGAAGCACTGCTGGCTTTGAAAACGTTGCTTGATGACTGTGCCATGCTGCTCGTGCTGGATGATGTACAGTCTGTACGGCAGGCGTTTCAAATCAAGGCAAGCAGCCCAAAAACACGCCTCCTCATTACAACGCGAAACACCCGTGTTGCAGAAGCACTAGGCGCACGGGCTGCCAATGCACCACCCTTGCAGATTGACGATGCCAATGCGCTGATCAATGCGTTCAAAACGCTGAGCGTATCGACCAATGCCGTGCTGGCAGAACGCCTGCGCTACATCCCACACAACATTGTACTGGCAGCACTTCTGATTCAAGGCGGGCACAATATCGATGCCCTCCTGGCCTCGTTGGATGGCCACACGCAGGAAACCCTGCAGCAACACCTGATTGGGCTACATCTAGATAAAATGCCGGCAGCCAAGCAAGAGTTCTGCGGAGCGCTCGGCATTTTACCAACCCGGACGCCCCTGCCCATTTCTGCAATTCACCTCTTGTGGCACAAACTGGAAGACGCCCACGGTAAAGTAAATCATCTTGAGCTGATCGAAGAACTGGTAGAGCTTGATATCATCCGGCGCAGAAGCAATGGGAGTACTGTTACGCTAAACAACCAACTTGCTGATTACATAGAAGAGCACCGCGAAGAAGAAATAGAGACCTGGCACGAAGCCTTGCTGGCGGCTTATAACCGCAACGATTTGCCGTGGCCCGAATTACCAGATGACGGCTACCTGTATCGCTTCCTTTGTTATCACCTGTCTGCCTCTGCACGAGGTGATGAATTACCAGCTTTACTGCTATCGTTTGAATGGTTGCAAGCCAAGCTCAACTTCACAGACGCCGATGCCCTTTTTGAGGATTTTAACTACGTCCGTGAAGACAAGACCCTTCGCGTGATACAGGAAGCATTGCGGCTCTCTGCTCCTATTCTGTCATCCGACGCATCGCAACTAGGCAACCAGATGATAGGCCGGCTCCAGGAACTGGAGATCCCGGCCATTCGCGACCTGGTTGATGCCGTGAGAATCACCGGAAAACCCGAGCCCGTCTGGCTCGACCCGATCAAAGTGAACCTGGATATCCCGGGCAGTTCGCTCCTGCAGACCTATCGTGGGCACGACGATGTCATCCATGCCATCGATATCGAGCCAGATGGCCGGAAAGCAATTTCCGCCTCCAGTGATCAGACGCTCAAGCTGTGGGACCTGCGCACGGGTGCCCAATTGCGCACCTTCAAAGGGCATCGCGACCTCGTACACACCGTTTCTTTCACACCCAACGGCAAATATGCCGTATCCGGCTCCGATGACCTTACCCTGAAAGTATGGGACATCGAGCAAGGCACCAACCTTCACACATACGCGCTGCACGAAGACAAAATCCTGGCGATTGTGCCGCTGCCACACGACAACGTTTTGTCTTCGGATGAGTCCGGCCGGCTGATTCTGTGGGATCTCTGGACTGGAGAAATCAAGCAGACATTTGACGCGCCAATAAACCGTATCTGGTCGATGGCCCTGTCGCCAGACAACCGGATGGTGTTTACCGCCGGCGATGACCACGCCATCGGCTGCATCGACCTGAAGAAGAACCGCACGAGTAAAATCAAGCTCACGGCCCATGACGACTGGATCTGGTCCATTAAAATCACACCCGACGGTCGGCACCTTGTCAGTGCATCCGAAGACCAGACCGTAATCGTTTGGGACTTGTTTAGCGGGCAAGTGGCAAAGGTGCTTACCGGGCACCAGGCCGGCGTACGGGCTATAGATCTTTCTCACGATGGGCGCATCCTCGTCAGTGCCTCTGAAGACCAGTCCATGATTGTATGGGACTTTGAAAAAGGCAAAATCCTGCGAACGTTCACCGGACACGACGACTGGGTGTGGGACATGGGTGTCACGCCAGACGGTAAAGGCGTGCTTTCCGCCTCAGACGACTCGTCACTCAAACTGTGGAGCCTCACCGGTCATACCTATCAAATCCAGAAAGAGGCGCACAACAAAGGGGTGCGTGCGCTCGCCATTTCACCCGACAATACACAATTGCTCTCTGGCTCTGATGATACCTCGCTCATGAAGTGGCGGATAGACTCTGCTACAGTTGACGCCACGTTTCGGGGGCACACAGACTGGGTTTGGGATCTGGCTATTTCTTCAAGGGGTCGGTTTGCTGTATCTACATCGTTTGACTGCTCCATCAATGTATGGGACTTGCAAAGCGAGTCGTGTATGCACATCCTGAATGGTCACGATGACTGGGTATGGTGCGCAGCGCTTGCCTGGAATGACCGATTTCTTGTCACCGGCTCAGAAGACAAAACCATTGGTATTTGGGATATCGAACAAGGCCGGCTCGTAAAGAAATTACATGGCCACACCGGAGGGGTTACTTCCGTAGTCATCTCAAATGACAACCGCCTGGTGATCTCTGCGTCGCTCGATCATACCGTTCGCGTGTGGAGCATCCAGGAAGGCCGGTTGCTACATGTACTTAAAGGGCACACCGGGCCTGTACGTGCCCTCGTTATCTCATCACTCGACCAGCGTATTATTTCCTCGTCAGATGATGGCACCATTCGGGTATGGAATTTTAGTGTTGGATTTGAAAGCGGCTGCTTGAAAGGGCATGTAGGACCTGTTCGTCATCTATCGCTCACGCCAATGGGATACCACCTCATTTCAGCCGGCGAAGACCAGATAATTCGCATCTGGGACCTGTCGCTGGATGAATGCGTGTTTGAGTTGCATGGCCACCAGAAAGACATCCGCCAAATTGCCGTTTCGCGGGATGGCCGGTACATCGCCTCCGCTGGCGACGACCATGCCCTGTTTTTGTGGGATATCGAAGAAGGCAAACGCGTCAGCAGTTTCTATGCAGATCATCCGCTAACACGCTGCATCTTTACGATAGATGGCCTCCGCGTAATTGCCGGGGATGCCGGCGGCGGGGTCCACTTCCTGAAGATCGACGAACTTGGATTTGCCGGGTAA